From a region of the Dictyostelium discoideum AX4 chromosome 2 chromosome, whole genome shotgun sequence genome:
- a CDS encoding hypothetical protein (Similar to Dictyostelium discoideum (Slime mold). Hypothetical 97.7 kDa protein) yields MNLENYNDKLFFSIWRNIVLRKVIINELKLFSIFRKVNFKINTNEEYQYWLDYKYKIYLKRVRFFISFQGLRIFDLQRLILTLLSLPENIDTVEIETNSIIPICNIFNPGFIPRSVTSLELIGSFSSPFSKNSIHSNLKSLILNDQLSLKLYHLLNIGKVFLPKSLTSLTFGDSFNTEIGEGCLPSSITYLEFGYHFNCEIGKNVLPKRLKILKFGELFNKSLSTRQCFYNRNKLKKLYLGREYQGEFIEFTFPKSLKELVFSIGCKFNHPLEVGVLPPSLKTLIIGERYFKSEIESLPISLKYLSINCSQSIENVSPFLKNLKKLELTSFLVPLVRRILNDTDFH; encoded by the exons atgaatttagaaaattataatgataaattatttttttcaatttggaGAAATATAGTTTTAAGAAAAGTTATAATCaatgaattgaaattatttagtATATTTAGAAAagttaatttcaaaataaatacaaatgaAGAATATCAATATTGGTTagattataaatataaaatttatttgaaaagggTCAGGTTCTTTATTAGTTTTCAAGGTCTTAGAATTTTTGATCTTCAAAGATTGATATTgacattattatcattaccagAGAATATTGATACAGTTGAAATTgaaacaaattcaataatacCTATATGTAATATATTTAATCCTGGCTTCATACCTCGTTCAGTAACATCACTAGAATTAATTGGTTCATTTAGttcaccattttcaaaaaattcaattcattcaaatttaaaatctttaattctAAATGATCAATTATCTTTAAAACTATACCATTTATTGAAT ATAGGTAAAGTATTTCTACCAAAAAGTTTAACAAGTTTAACATTTGGTGATTCATTTAATACAGAGATTGGTGAAGGTTGTTTACCATCGTCAATCACTTATTTAGAATTTGGATACCATTTTAATTGTGAAATTGGGAAGAATGTATTACCAAAgagattaaaaatattaaaatttggtgaACTATTCAATAAATCTTTAAGTACAAGACAATGTTtttataatagaaataaattgAAGAAACTTTATCTTGGTAGAGAATATCAAGGTGAGTTTATCGAATTTACATTcccaaaatcattaaaagagTTGGTATTTTCAATTGGCTGTAAATTCAATCACCCATTGGAAGTTGGTGTGTTACCTCCATCGTTAAAGACTTTAATTATTGGTGAGCGATATTTTAAATCGGAAATTGAGTCTTTGccaatatctttaaaatatttatcaataaattGTAGTCAATCAATTGAGAATGTATcaccatttttaaagaatcttaaaaaattagaattaacATCATTTTTAGTGCCTTTGGTTAGAAGGATATTGAATGATACtgattttcattaa